The Setaria viridis chromosome 6, Setaria_viridis_v4.0, whole genome shotgun sequence genome contains a region encoding:
- the LOC140223208 gene encoding uncharacterized protein, translating to MAVAPGAVAAAADALAAPPGGMAMAPGALAAAATPHPAPPGAMIGTPSALVTAPHSAIECNIPVLEVQRIDWDNIQIVETHDDEGRIALMSESQICELLGLTEEDTTNIPAQGFDCPMDEQEHDDELGKNNDGAAIPTSDEIPGEMVISYDKNNPSMDLGTVYPTMEEFKLAVRQFAINKEFDLGTEKSCKTRYRAFCKSGVEDCPCPWRINGTKHKGQSTVEVAVLVDKHTCVSSMRQITTTPCLKWVASKAVSILRDDPNIGAKELQKKLQTDHKGQIAYDTVWRGKERALEEVYGKWEESFELLFRWKAEVMKRCPGSVVEIEVLQVDGQVYFHHFFCALKPCIDGFLEGCRPHLSIDATTLNGRWNGQLAAATAVDGHNWMYPLAYGFIASETTDNWTWFMEQLKKAICDHSLLAICSDACKGLENAVKKVFPNAEQRECFYHLVKKISNRYRGFGQIYPAARAYREDIFYENIASMMKESSEAVKWLQTNHKLLWYRCGFNPEIKCDYITSNVAESFNNWIRDHKDLPVADLADKIREMIMVKWNKRRNIAYRLPEGRILPAIMHQLKANTRGLGHLKIVPCSNWSAEVWEHSSRVERHIVKLHQRTCTCLEWQHTGKPCQHVLAYVTRQRGVDLEQFVHEYYSVNRFRAAYGRGIEPMADKTQWPQVDLPFLVGAPLAKLPVGRRRKLRRKGWMEGGHKKKGGEFTNKGEGEKGCDNDTALTNGKGKKMIRGPMTCKKCGQKGHRQASAKCPLNGTAKKR from the exons ATGGCCGTAGCGCCGGGTGCCgtagccgcggcggcggatgccCTGGCCGCGCCGCCTGGGGGCATGGCCATGGCGCCGGGTGCCCTAGCTGCGGCAGCGACTCCCCATCCCGCGCCGCCAGGGGCCATGATAGGGACGCCTAGTGCCCTGGTCACTGCTCCTCATTCGGCAATAGAGTGCAACATTCCTGTTCTTGAAGTGCAAAG AATTGATTGGGATAACATACAAATAGTGGAGACACATGATGACGAAGGTCGTATTGCACTTATGAGTGAGTCGCAGATTTGTGAGCTTTTAGGTTTGACAGAGGAGGACACAACAAATATACCTGCACAAGGCTTTGATTGCCCAATGGATGAGCAGGAGCATGATGATGAGCTTGGGAAAAATAATGATGGTGCTGCCATTCCTACTAGTGATGAGATACCGGGTGAGATGGTCATTTCATATGACAAGAACAACCCATCAATGGATTTAGGAACAGTGTACCCAACAATGGAGGAGTTCAAGTTGGCAGTGCGGCAATTTGCAATCAATAAGGAGTTTGATTTAGGAACTGAGAAGTCATGTAAGACGAGATATAGGGCTTTTTGCAAGTCCGGTGTTGAAGAttgcccttgcccttggagGATAAATGGCACCAAACATAAAGGCCAAAGCACTGTGGAg gtAGCCGTCTTAGTCGATAAGCATACATGTGTATCTAGCATGAGGCAGATAACTACAACTCCATGTCTGAAGTGGGTAGCTAGCAAGGCTGTGAGTATCCTTAGAGATGATCCAAATATTGGTGCTAAGGAATTGCAAAAGAAGTTGCAGACAGATCACAAGGGTCAAATTGCATATGACACTGTATGGCGGGGTAAAGAAAGAGCTCTTGAAGAGGTTTATGGCAAATGGGAAGAGAGTTTTGAGCTCTTGTTTAGGTGGAAGGCCGAGGTAATGAAGCGGTGTCCCGGGAGTGTCGTTGAGATTGAGGTACTTCAGGTGGATGGTCAAGTATATTTCCACCATTTTTTCTGTGCGCTTAAACCATGCATTGATGGTTTCTTGGAAGGTTGTAGGCCTCATTTGAGCATAGATGCTACAACACTTAATGGAAGGTGGAATGGTCAATTGGCGGCAGCTACAGCAGTTGATGGTCACAATTGGATGTATCCACTCGCTTATGGCTTCATAGCTTCGGAAACAACAGACAACTGGACTTGGTTCATGGAACAATTAAAGAAGGCTATATGTGACCATTCACTCCTTGCTATTTGTTCTGATGCTTGTAAGGGCTTGGAGAATGCAGTGAAGAAAGTATTCCCAAATGCAGAGCAAAGAGAATGCTTTTATCATCTTGTCAAAAAAATTTCGAATAGATATAGAGGGTTTGGCCAGATATATCCTGCGGCAAGGGCTTACAGAGAAGACATATTCTATGAAAATATAGCATCAATGATGAAGGAATCATCAGAAGCAGTGAAATGGTTACAGACCAATCATAAGCTATTATGGTATAGGTGTGGTTTCAATCCAGAAATAAAGTGTGACTACATAACTAGTAATGTTGCTGAGTCATTTAATAACTGGATTAGAGACCATAAAGACTTGCCTGTTGCTGACCTAGCTGATAAGATTAGAGAAATGATCATGGTAAAGtggaacaagagaagaaatatTGCATACAGGCTACCTGAAGGCAGGATACTTCCAGCTATTATGCATCAGCTAAAGGCAAATACTAGAGGCTTAGGACATTTAAAAATTGTACCATGTTCTAATTGGAGTGCAGAGGTGTGGGAACATAGCAGCAGAGTAGAGAGGCATATTGTTAAGTTACACCAAAGGACTTGTACATGTCTTGAATGGCAGCACACTGGTAAGCCATGTCAACATGTATTGGCTTATGTAACCCGCCAACGGGGAGTTGACCTTGAACAGTTTGTGCATGAGTACTACTCGGTCAATAGATTTAGGGCTGCTTATGGAAGAGGGATTGAGCCGATGGCAGACAAAACACAGTGGCCACAGGTTGACCTACCATTTTTAGTTGGTGCACCTCTTGCTAAATTACCTGTTGGAAGACGAAGGAAACTAAGAAGGAAGGGATGGATGGAAGGTGGCCACAAGAAGAAAGGTGGTGAATTTACCAACAAGGGTGAAGGTGAGAAGGGATGTGACAACGATACTGCTCTAACAAATGGAAAGGGAAAGAAGATGATCAGAGGACCTATGACTTGCAAAAAATGCGGACAAAAAGGTCACAGGCAAGCTAGTGCTAAGTGCCCACTAAATGGGACAGCAAAAAAGAGGTGA
- the LOC117861809 gene encoding uncharacterized protein encodes MLVRFMAILHHTYLILNMPAPNGVLSIYGDVETWYKCNMEVVQLSKALEYSAKDTAMLAEAQKVDKDQLTITETKSMPTALQPNPKVKKIFLGLEDPTKMALIGSDLSAK; translated from the coding sequence ATGCTGGTGAGGTTTATGGCGATCCTGCATcacacctacctcatcctcaacaTGCCGGCTCCAAACGGTGTCCTCTCCATCTACGGCGACGTCGAGACTTGGTACAAGTGCAACATGGAGGTGGTGCAGCTTTCTAAAGCCCTGGAGTACTCGGCCAAGGACACCGCCATGCTCGCGGAGGCCCAAAAGGTGGACAAGGACCAGCTCACGATCACAGAGACGAAGTCGATGCCCACAGCGCTACAGCCCAAccccaaggtcaagaagatcttCCTGGGCCTGGAAGACCCGACCAAGATGGCTCTCATAGGGTCCGACCTCTCCGCCAAATAG
- the LOC117860431 gene encoding uncharacterized protein, producing the protein MQASVPVEEALVAGKITPPPVAGGADFVAAAAAAFVAALAVAASFVLVSFDARARQGRLRRVLDLGSSLRGPRLLLAFFAGLLAVAEALRLPFFGRAAMLPPRRHAMPCLAYPLVAHGIAEPGMLASVLLLLRASVGGARLPATSAVAVPLACLPFLTAHVLVLATPAAVLAYPGQLAHAADSAGHCAYPTYAATLLLALVAIYVPLLATACWDVAAVAINRRLRARAYALVTFAVAPLPVQVLALGLTSVWDIHQYTSPTIGLVGFLAVAVAAEATLIILVMLPVHDALVLDDQLPAVATASEDARDLAR; encoded by the coding sequence ATGCAGGCCAGCGTCCCGGTCGAGGAGGCCCTCGTGGCCGGGAAGatcacgccgccgcccgtcgctggCGGCGCCGActtcgtggccgccgccgccgccgcgttcgtcgcggcgctcgccgtcgcggcgtCGTTCGTGCTCGTCTCCTtcgacgcgcgcgcgcggcagggccgcctgcgccgcgtcCTCGACCTGGGCTCGTCGCTCCGTGGCCCCCGCCTGCTGCTCGCCTTCTTCGCGGGGCTCCTTGCCGTTGCCGAGGCGCTCCGCCTCCCGTTCTTCGGGCGGGCCGCCAtgctcccgccgcgccgccacgccatgCCGTGCCTCGCATACCCCCTCGTGGCGCACGGCATCGCCGAGCCCGGGATGCTCGCCTCCGTGCTCCTGCTTCTGCGCGCGTccgtcggcggcgcgcggctgccggcgacgtccgccgtcgccgtgccgCTCGCCTGCCTGCCGTTCCTCACCGCGCACGTCCTCGTGCtcgccacgccggccgccgtcctGGCGTACCCAGGCCAGCTCGCGCACGCCGCGGACAGCGCTGGGCACTGCGCGTACCCGACGTACGCCGCCACGCTGCTCCTCGCGCTCGTCGCGATCTACGTGCCCCTGCTCGCCACCGCGTGCTGGGACGTGGCCGCCGTCGCTATCAACAGGCGGCTGCGTGCGAGGGCGTACGCGCTCGTCACGTTCGCCGTCGCGCCGCTGCCCGTGCAGGTGCTGGCGCTCGGGCTGACCTCCGTGTGGGACATCCACCAGTACACGTCGCCGACGATCGGCCTCGTTGGATTCCTCGCGGTGGCGGTAGCCGCCGAGGCCACGCTCATCATCCTTGTCATGCTGCCAGTTCACGATGCGCTTGTCCTTGACGACCAGCTGCCGGCGGTGGCGACCGCCAGCGAGGATGCGCGTGACCTCGCCAGATGA
- the LOC117862059 gene encoding BTB/POZ and MATH domain-containing protein 4, which yields MSPTAAEVTVSAAAATTVATKCHMFKIEGYKRIKTMYANGRSIDSCGFEAAGRKWRIQFFPNGDRLVNAGFVSIILKLEDDATAAAGKDNKDILVEYRFSFVCHRDKPVRRTHGETYTATFNKARKAFGCGQFLSRDYLEKSEFLRDDCLAVRCDMAVLDNPVNVKEQAAQAHDLERLGVTCDCKDDMCKSYHLRGTTSSFREALVKLFLGCFHV from the coding sequence ATGTCGCCCACGGCAGCGGAGGTCACcgtgtccgccgccgccgccacgacggTCGCCACCAAGTGCCACATGTTCAAGATCGAGGGCTACAAAAGGATCAAGACCATGTACGCCAACGGCCGGAGCATCGACTCATGCGGCTTTGAGGCGGCAGGCCGCAAGTGGAGGATCCAGTTCTTCCCCAACGGGGATCGCTTGGTGAACGCCGGCTTCGTCTCGATCATCCTCAAGCTCGAAGACgacgcgaccgccgccgccgggaaggaTAATAAAGATATCCTGGTCGAGTACCGGTTCTCCTTTGTGTGTCACCGCGACAAGCCGGTGCGCCGGACACACGGCGAGACCTACACCGCCACCTTCAACAAGGCCCGAAAGGCCTTCGGCTGCGGCCAGTTCCTCAGCCGGGATTACCTGGAGAAGTCGGAGTTCCTCAGGGATGACTGCCTCGCCGTCCGGTGTGACATGGCCGTCCTCGACAACCCCGTCAACGTCAAGGAGCAGGCCGCGCAGGCGCATGACTTGGAGAGGCTGGGAGTGACCTGCGACTGCAAGGACGACATGTGCAAGAGCTATCACCTCAGGGGCACCACATCCTCCTTTCGGGAGGCACTCGTGAAGCTCTTCTTGGGGTGTTTCCACGTCTGA